In a genomic window of Magnolia sinica isolate HGM2019 chromosome 16, MsV1, whole genome shotgun sequence:
- the LOC131229127 gene encoding two-pore potassium channel 1-like — protein MAFDDAKHPLLSGLRDPPHQPEQKIGAKKRYRRCKSAPATDILLKKNHAASSPASETIVGKVHPAFIQVIVLLAVYLGIGTTCFCLVKNQIKGKKTNGILDAVYFCIVTMTTVGYGDLVPNSVTTKLLACAFVFTGMALVGLILSKSADYLVEKQEMLLVKALHIHQHVGMTDIMKEIETKRVRYKFLMVTVLLVLLIIVGTVFLSTIEGLNLVDSFYCVCSTITTLGYGDKSFSSEGGRIFAIFWILTSTICVAQFFLYLAELNTEHRQQALVKFVLTRRMTTLDLEAADLDDDGVVSSAEFIIYKLKEMGKISQEDITLVMEEFEDLDVDQSGTLSVSDLTLAQSPPHGSKV, from the exons ATGGCCTTCGATGATGCAAAACATCCATTGCTCTCAGGTTTAAGAGATCCTCCTCATCAACCTGAACAAAAGATAGGTGCCAAGAAAAGATACCGCCGCTGTAAAAGTGCTCCTGCCACAGACATTTTACTAAAAAAGAATCATGCTGCCTCATCTCCAGCCTCAGAAACCATTGTTGGCAAAGTTCATCCTGCATTCATACAAGTAATCGTGTTGTTGGCTGTCTATCTAGGAATAGGCACAACTTGCTTCTGCCTCGTTAAGAATCAGATCAAGGGCAAGAAAACAAATGGCATTCTGGATGCCGTATACTTCTGTATTGTGACAATGACAACCGTTGGATACGGGGACCTCGTTCCCAATAGTGTCACCACGAAACTCCTCGCATGTGCTTTTGTCTTCACAGGCATGGCACTTGTCGGGCTTATCCTAAGTAAATCGGCGGACTATCTCGTGGAGAAACAGGAAATGCTATTGGTTAAAGCCTTACATATCCATCAACATGTTGGGATGACGGACATTATGAAGGAAATTGAAACCAAACGAGTGAGGTACAAGTTTCTTATGGTCACAGTGTTGCTTGTGCTGTTGATCATTGTGGGGACGGTTTTCTTATCGACAATTGAAGGATTGAACCTTGTTGATTCCTTCTATTGTGTTTGTTCTACTATCACGACTTTAGGATATGGGGATAAAAGCTTTTCATCTGAAGGTGGGCGTATTTTTGCCATCTTCTGGATATTGACTAGCACAATTTGCGTGGCCCAGTTCTTTCTCTACCTTGCTGAGCTAAACACTGAGCATAGACAACAGGCTCTAGTCAAATTCGTCCTTACAAGGAGGATGACAACCTTAGATCTTGAAGCAGCAGATCTTGACGATGATGGGGTTGTGAG CTCTGCCGAATTCATCATATATAAGCTCAAAGAGATGGGAAAAATTAGCCAAGAAGATATCACTCTTGTGATGGAAGAATTTGAGGATCTTGACGTCGATCAGTCGGGTACACTGTCAGTGTCTGATTTGACACTTGCACAATCTCCTCCACATGGGAGCAAAGTTTAA